In Janthinobacterium sp. J1-1, a single genomic region encodes these proteins:
- a CDS encoding DUF3649 domain-containing protein: MQAPATTPKLPRLRLSAGALYRLGVASRGVAAIVGGYVLAALVTMLLSVTLPMARSEAVMTATLLSFTIYTCAVLWVFATGSALRAWLGLLIPCAVLAAILQAMGALSWSLA, from the coding sequence ATGCAAGCGCCCGCCACCACACCCAAACTGCCGCGCCTGCGGCTGTCCGCCGGGGCACTCTACCGCCTCGGCGTGGCCTCGCGCGGCGTGGCCGCCATCGTCGGCGGCTATGTGCTGGCGGCGCTGGTCACCATGCTGCTGTCGGTGACCCTGCCGATGGCGCGCTCGGAAGCCGTCATGACGGCGACCCTGCTGTCCTTCACCATCTACACCTGCGCCGTATTGTGGGTCTTCGCCACCGGCAGCGCCCTGCGCGCCTGGCTGGGCCTGTTGATACCGTGCGCCGTCCTCGCCGCCATCCTGCAAGCGATGGGCGCCCTGTCCTGGAGTCTCGCATGA
- a CDS encoding DUF4198 domain-containing protein produces MTITSIARLSVLATALVSGALLSGAAGAHQIWLEQNDKAASVYFGEFGDNLREASPGLLDKFTLKNVTWISAGTRKPLQASKTAGAFVLNGKVAPGETIIAEENSYPGWESKKDGKVLFSIWTPAARIVADHSAQAPALTLDLLPTGTPGQFKVTYQGKPLPKAKVGAVVQSGWMREAYSDEQGLVSFPLPWQGGYVLEVHHEDKTGGQRDGKKYDSASYVTTLSLVQAQGVAPLPAPAPVAPSKDHG; encoded by the coding sequence ATGACCATCACCTCCATCGCGCGTTTGTCCGTCCTCGCCACCGCCTTAGTCAGCGGCGCCCTGCTGTCCGGCGCGGCCGGCGCCCACCAGATCTGGCTGGAACAGAACGACAAGGCCGCCAGCGTGTACTTCGGCGAATTCGGCGACAACCTGCGCGAAGCGTCGCCCGGCCTGCTGGACAAATTCACCCTGAAAAACGTCACCTGGATTTCGGCTGGCACCAGGAAGCCGCTGCAGGCCAGCAAGACGGCCGGCGCCTTCGTGCTGAACGGTAAAGTGGCTCCCGGCGAAACCATCATCGCCGAAGAAAACAGCTATCCGGGCTGGGAAAGCAAGAAGGATGGCAAGGTGCTGTTCTCGATCTGGACTCCGGCCGCGCGCATCGTCGCCGACCACAGCGCACAAGCGCCGGCCCTGACGCTGGACCTGCTGCCGACCGGCACGCCGGGCCAGTTCAAGGTGACCTACCAGGGCAAGCCGCTGCCCAAAGCCAAGGTCGGCGCCGTGGTGCAATCGGGCTGGATGCGCGAAGCCTACAGCGACGAGCAGGGCCTGGTCAGCTTCCCGCTGCCATGGCAGGGCGGCTATGTGCTGGAAGTGCACCATGAAGACAAGACCGGCGGCCAGCGCGACGGCAAGAAATATGACAGCGCCAGCTACGTCACCACCCTGAGCCTGGTGCAGGCGCAAGGCGTGGCGCCATTGCCGGCACCGGCTCCCGTCGCACCAAGCAAAGACCACGGCTGA
- a CDS encoding TonB-dependent siderophore receptor: protein MWHPTFTLSLNPLPFALAAMLALGTASVAQAQALPTVRLAIAVQPLGQALNELARQAGVQLLFAPELVAGKTAPAIGGVYSLQEGLERLLAGSGLVAAIDGNAVIIKPAPAVSGKVATLAEITVSASADAGADSEQTASYRAHAVSIGKGRQTLREIPQSVSVLTRQQLNDQNLLSLDDAMRGVTGITVEASSTGGNHGNFYSRGYALDSVQVDGVMTPASTGNDLSAGFGLAIYDRVEVLRGPAGLFQGAGDPGGTINLVRKRARDTFTASGVLSAGSWDRYYAEADVTGPLTADGKVRGRLVAAHEHRRSFVDHVYAEKPLLYGTVAVDMAPGTVLTGGITYQQYKGRPAFGLPAYEDGRLLDVPRSTYLDPGWNHITEKVTEYFAELDHKLANGGQFRLSAMYREQDEPSRHFGWSDCSADPVTGDSCLVSWSYRSHWTTQGADAYVATPFDAFGHRHELVVGADYRQVHKNFQYGGGDTAPINIFNPDNNLPQPGYVFSNGNDNRTKQLGLYARTRLQASDRLAVNLGARVTHWDNHTVNRNAYFNQFTDVSNKINAKLTPYAGLVYELDRQVSAYGSYTRIFSPQSTTDAAGQTLKPRKGQQFELGLKAELFEQRANAHAALFRMEDENRVMPDPANPLFSIGAGKMRSQGVETELSGSPVPGWDLTAGYSYTSTRTLEGSADQKAQLYTFIAPRHHLNLWSKYRLAGALDKVSVGGGVRSVSSMYRLNGPVKFEQAPVTTVALQAGYRLGPKLDLSLTVNNLFDKKYYQRVWAAYGSNFYGEPRNATLTLRGQL, encoded by the coding sequence ATGTGGCACCCGACTTTCACACTTTCCCTCAATCCCCTGCCATTCGCCCTGGCCGCCATGCTGGCGCTGGGCACCGCCAGCGTCGCACAGGCGCAGGCGCTGCCGACCGTCAGGCTGGCCATCGCCGTGCAGCCGCTGGGCCAGGCCCTGAATGAACTGGCGCGCCAGGCCGGCGTGCAGTTGCTGTTCGCGCCAGAACTGGTGGCCGGCAAGACGGCTCCCGCCATCGGCGGCGTCTACAGTCTGCAGGAGGGACTCGAGCGTTTGCTGGCCGGCAGCGGCCTGGTGGCCGCCATCGATGGCAATGCCGTCATCATCAAACCGGCGCCCGCCGTGTCGGGCAAGGTCGCCACCCTGGCCGAAATCACCGTCAGCGCCAGCGCGGATGCGGGTGCCGACAGCGAGCAGACAGCATCGTACAGGGCGCACGCGGTCAGCATCGGCAAGGGCCGGCAAACGCTGCGCGAAATTCCCCAGTCGGTATCGGTACTGACGCGCCAGCAATTGAACGACCAGAACCTGCTGAGCCTGGACGACGCCATGCGCGGCGTGACCGGCATCACGGTCGAAGCGAGCAGCACCGGCGGCAACCACGGCAATTTCTATTCGCGTGGCTACGCGCTCGACTCGGTGCAGGTCGATGGCGTGATGACGCCGGCCAGCACCGGCAACGACCTGTCGGCCGGCTTCGGCCTGGCCATCTATGACCGCGTGGAAGTATTGCGCGGGCCGGCCGGCCTGTTCCAGGGCGCCGGCGATCCGGGCGGCACCATCAACCTGGTGCGCAAACGCGCGCGCGACACCTTTACCGCCAGCGGCGTGCTCAGCGCCGGCTCCTGGGACCGCTATTACGCGGAAGCCGACGTGACAGGGCCATTGACGGCCGACGGCAAGGTGCGTGGCCGCCTGGTGGCCGCCCACGAGCACCGGCGCTCGTTTGTCGACCACGTGTACGCGGAAAAACCGCTGCTGTACGGCACCGTCGCCGTCGACATGGCGCCGGGCACCGTGCTGACCGGCGGCATCACCTACCAGCAATACAAGGGCCGCCCCGCCTTCGGCTTGCCCGCCTACGAAGACGGCCGCCTGCTCGACGTGCCGCGCTCGACCTACCTCGATCCGGGCTGGAACCACATCACGGAAAAAGTCACCGAATACTTTGCCGAGCTGGACCATAAACTGGCCAATGGCGGCCAGTTCAGGCTCAGCGCCATGTACCGCGAGCAGGATGAACCGTCGCGCCACTTCGGCTGGTCCGACTGCTCGGCCGATCCCGTCACCGGCGACAGCTGCCTGGTCAGCTGGAGCTATCGCAGCCACTGGACCACGCAAGGCGCCGACGCCTACGTGGCCACGCCTTTCGACGCCTTTGGCCACCGGCACGAATTGGTGGTGGGTGCGGACTACCGGCAGGTGCACAAGAACTTCCAGTATGGCGGCGGCGACACGGCGCCGATCAATATTTTTAATCCGGACAACAATCTGCCCCAGCCCGGCTACGTTTTTTCAAACGGCAATGACAATCGCACGAAACAGCTGGGACTGTACGCACGCACGCGCCTGCAGGCCAGCGACAGGCTGGCCGTCAACCTGGGCGCGCGCGTGACCCACTGGGACAACCATACTGTCAACCGCAATGCCTATTTCAACCAGTTCACCGATGTCAGCAACAAGATCAACGCCAAGCTGACGCCCTATGCGGGGCTGGTCTATGAACTCGACAGACAGGTGTCGGCCTACGGCAGCTACACGCGCATCTTCTCGCCGCAGTCGACCACGGATGCGGCCGGCCAGACGCTCAAGCCGCGCAAGGGACAGCAATTCGAACTGGGCCTGAAAGCCGAACTGTTCGAGCAGCGCGCCAACGCGCATGCGGCCCTGTTTCGCATGGAAGATGAAAACCGCGTCATGCCCGATCCGGCCAATCCGCTGTTTTCCATCGGCGCCGGCAAGATGCGCAGCCAGGGCGTGGAAACGGAACTGAGCGGCAGCCCCGTGCCCGGCTGGGACCTGACGGCCGGCTATTCCTACACCAGCACGCGCACGCTGGAAGGCAGCGCCGACCAGAAGGCTCAGCTGTACACCTTTATCGCACCGCGCCATCATCTCAACCTGTGGAGCAAATACCGGCTGGCCGGCGCACTCGACAAGGTCAGCGTGGGCGGCGGCGTGCGCAGCGTCAGCAGCATGTACCGCCTGAACGGTCCGGTGAAATTCGAGCAGGCGCCGGTCACCACGGTCGCGCTGCAGGCCGGCTACCGCCTGGGCCCGAAACTCGATCTGTCGCTGACAGTCAACAACCTGTTCGACAAAAAATACTACCAGCGCGTATGGGCCGCCTATGGCTCCAACTTTTACGGCGAGCCGCGTAACGCCACCCTGACCCTGCGCGGCCAGCTCTGA
- a CDS encoding FecR domain-containing protein: protein MPSMTTPPPRHDFGPSVQEQAELREYERFAATQDPVALAAASWFNRRGQLDARQQAAFDAWLAQDAGHARAYAALQDTARAMRTIPADVAARWTTPAAMPAVRARRHWLRALPYAAAAMLALGVGTGGYHWWQQQAIFSASYATQRGQQLAIDLPDGSRLQLDTATRVQVALYRQRREVQLLQGAALFTVQARQGQPFDVVSGPLRVTVVGTQFSVRNTLAHDGQLGVAVQHGHVRVAGARQARVDLAAGQGVTADATGRLSSVASLPPGSVAAWREGRITFDNVPLGQALAEFDRYGDSGLVIRDPAVARLRIGGSFTLQRLDGFAGALPQLLPVTLVQQGKIREIRLAENKSK from the coding sequence ATGCCGTCCATGACCACGCCACCGCCCCGCCACGACTTCGGCCCTTCCGTCCAGGAGCAGGCGGAGTTGCGCGAGTACGAACGCTTTGCCGCCACGCAAGATCCGGTGGCGCTGGCGGCCGCCAGCTGGTTCAACCGGCGCGGCCAGCTCGATGCGCGGCAACAGGCCGCCTTCGATGCCTGGCTGGCCCAGGATGCCGGCCATGCGCGTGCGTATGCCGCGCTGCAGGACACGGCGCGGGCCATGCGCACCATCCCCGCCGACGTGGCCGCCCGCTGGACCACGCCAGCGGCCATGCCAGCCGTGCGCGCGCGCCGCCACTGGCTGCGCGCACTGCCTTATGCGGCGGCGGCCATGCTGGCGCTCGGCGTCGGCACGGGCGGTTACCACTGGTGGCAGCAGCAAGCCATTTTCAGCGCAAGCTATGCCACGCAGCGGGGCCAGCAGCTGGCCATCGACCTGCCTGACGGCAGCCGTTTGCAACTCGACACGGCCACGCGCGTTCAGGTTGCCCTGTACCGCCAGCGGCGCGAAGTGCAACTGTTGCAGGGTGCGGCCCTGTTCACGGTACAGGCCAGGCAAGGCCAGCCTTTCGACGTCGTCAGCGGCCCCTTGCGCGTCACGGTGGTAGGGACGCAGTTTTCGGTGCGCAATACCCTCGCCCACGACGGCCAGCTGGGCGTGGCCGTGCAGCATGGCCATGTGCGCGTGGCCGGCGCGCGGCAGGCCCGCGTGGACCTGGCGGCCGGCCAGGGCGTGACGGCCGATGCCACCGGCAGGCTGTCGAGCGTGGCCAGCCTGCCCCCCGGCAGCGTGGCCGCCTGGCGCGAAGGCAGGATTACCTTCGACAATGTGCCGCTGGGCCAGGCCCTGGCCGAGTTCGATCGCTATGGCGACAGCGGACTGGTGATACGCGATCCGGCCGTCGCGCGCCTGCGCATAGGCGGCAGTTTTACCTTGCAACGCCTCGATGGCTTTGCCGGCGCCCTGCCCCAGTTGCTGCCGGTGACCCTGGTGCAACAGGGAAAAATACGCGAAATCCGCCTGGCTGAAAATAAATCAAAATAA
- a CDS encoding RNA polymerase sigma factor yields MVARYYQELLNFCWRSLRNREQAADLVQESYARVLGAQDRHAPHEGDEREPRALLYRTARNLIIDNHRRASVRQHEELETLPEGEHPAAPLHLQPEQALADSQDWQACVAAIDALPPRCREALVLHLFEELPQAQIAARMGISVSMVEKHIARGLLSCQAQLQSLRESA; encoded by the coding sequence GTGGTTGCTCGCTATTACCAAGAACTGCTCAATTTCTGCTGGCGCAGCCTGCGCAACCGCGAGCAGGCTGCCGACCTGGTGCAGGAAAGCTATGCGCGCGTACTCGGCGCGCAGGACAGGCATGCGCCGCACGAAGGGGATGAGCGCGAACCACGGGCGCTGCTGTATCGCACGGCTCGCAACCTGATCATCGACAATCACCGCCGCGCCAGCGTGCGCCAGCATGAGGAGCTCGAGACCTTGCCCGAAGGCGAACACCCGGCCGCGCCCCTGCATTTGCAACCGGAACAGGCGCTGGCGGACAGCCAGGACTGGCAAGCCTGCGTGGCCGCCATCGACGCCCTGCCGCCGCGCTGCCGCGAAGCGCTGGTGCTGCATCTGTTCGAGGAACTGCCGCAGGCGCAGATCGCCGCGCGCATGGGCATTTCCGTGAGCATGGTGGAAAAACATATCGCGCGCGGCCTGCTCAGTTGCCAGGCGCAATTGCAATCGCTGCGGGAATCCGCATAA
- a CDS encoding alpha-D-glucose phosphate-specific phosphoglucomutase, whose protein sequence is MAIQLINTAPIAGQQPGTSGLRKKVGVFSEPQYLENFVQSVFDTLGDCHGQTLVLGGDGRYYNRTAIQTVLRMAAAHGYARVLLGQGGILSTPAVSCVIRKRGASGGLILSASHNPGGPDGDFGIKYNIANGGPAPEKITDAIFARTKELSEYRISDTADIDLDTLGEVRIEQMVVEVIDPVADYAELMQELFDFDAIRALFAGGLRICFDGMHAVSGPYATAILEGLLGAPKGSVINGLPLEDFGGGHPDPNPVNAHELIARMSQDDAPDFGAASDGDGDRNMIVGRRFDVTPSDSLAILAAHATVAPGYRAGLKGIARSMPTSGAADRVAAALGIPSFETPTGWKFFGNLLDAGMATLCGEESYGTGSNHVREKDGLWAVLFWLNLLAAKQQSVEQIVRAHWATYGRNYYSRHDYEDIDSAAAAGLMDAVRAQLAGLPGQQLGEYTVALADDFSYTDPVDGSVSHKQGLRIIMTDGSRIVLRLSGTGTQGATLRLYLERYEADVAQHDIPTQQALAGLIAIAEQLAQIRQRTGRDAPTVTT, encoded by the coding sequence ATGGCTATTCAACTGATCAATACGGCACCGATCGCCGGCCAGCAGCCGGGCACCTCGGGCCTGCGCAAGAAAGTGGGCGTGTTCAGCGAACCGCAATACCTGGAAAATTTCGTGCAGAGCGTGTTCGATACCCTGGGCGATTGCCACGGGCAAACCCTGGTGCTGGGCGGCGATGGCCGCTATTACAACCGCACCGCGATCCAGACGGTGCTGCGCATGGCGGCCGCGCACGGCTACGCGCGCGTGCTGCTGGGCCAGGGCGGCATCCTGTCGACGCCGGCCGTCAGCTGCGTGATCCGCAAGCGCGGCGCCAGCGGCGGCCTGATTTTGTCGGCCAGCCATAATCCGGGCGGCCCGGACGGCGATTTCGGCATCAAGTACAACATCGCCAATGGCGGCCCGGCGCCCGAAAAGATCACCGACGCCATCTTTGCGCGCACGAAAGAACTCAGCGAATACCGCATCAGCGACACGGCCGACATCGATCTCGATACGCTGGGCGAAGTGCGCATCGAGCAGATGGTGGTCGAAGTCATCGATCCTGTGGCGGACTACGCCGAACTGATGCAGGAACTGTTCGACTTCGACGCCATCCGCGCCCTGTTCGCGGGCGGCCTGCGCATCTGCTTTGACGGCATGCACGCCGTCTCCGGCCCGTACGCCACCGCCATCCTGGAAGGCCTGCTGGGCGCGCCGAAGGGCAGCGTCATCAACGGCTTGCCCCTGGAAGACTTCGGCGGCGGCCACCCGGACCCGAATCCGGTCAATGCACACGAGCTGATCGCACGCATGTCGCAGGACGACGCGCCCGACTTCGGCGCCGCCTCGGACGGCGATGGCGACCGCAACATGATCGTCGGCCGGCGCTTCGACGTCACGCCGTCCGACAGCCTGGCCATCCTGGCCGCCCACGCCACCGTGGCGCCCGGCTACCGCGCCGGCTTGAAGGGCATCGCCCGCTCGATGCCGACCTCGGGCGCGGCCGACCGCGTGGCCGCCGCGCTGGGCATCCCCAGCTTTGAAACGCCGACCGGCTGGAAGTTCTTCGGCAACCTGCTCGACGCCGGGATGGCGACTTTGTGCGGCGAAGAAAGCTACGGCACCGGCTCGAACCATGTGCGCGAAAAAGACGGGTTGTGGGCCGTGCTGTTCTGGCTCAACCTGCTGGCCGCGAAACAGCAATCGGTGGAACAGATCGTGCGCGCGCACTGGGCCACGTATGGCCGCAACTACTATTCGCGCCACGACTACGAGGATATCGACAGCGCCGCCGCCGCCGGGCTGATGGACGCCGTGCGCGCCCAGCTGGCCGGCTTGCCGGGCCAACAGCTGGGCGAGTACACGGTGGCGCTGGCCGACGACTTCAGCTATACCGACCCGGTCGACGGTTCCGTCTCGCACAAGCAGGGCCTGCGCATCATCATGACGGACGGCTCGCGCATCGTGCTGCGCCTGTCGGGCACCGGCACCCAGGGCGCCACCCTGCGCCTGTACCTGGAGCGCTATGAAGCCGATGTTGCCCAGCACGATATTCCGACCCAGCAGGCGCTGGCCGGACTGATCGCGATTGCCGAGCAGCTGGCCCAGATCAGGCAGCGTACGGGGCGCGATGCGCCGACGGTGACGACGTAA
- a CDS encoding IS4 family transposase — translation MLNDTLHFLANHLEAPDWRRLGEHLPVEWIDQAVQHTDAMSIRHRRLPAEQVVWLMVALALYRHKSISEVLDDLGLAVPDAQTPFVSKSAAAQARQRLGSDPLKWLFDHSAQHWCGQDRRSYLFKGLVLFAMDGTTLRTHDNDETREHFGAQNYSSGAIASYPQVRGVTVTALSTHLVHSAAFGPYGTNEMLYAKRLIDGIPNDSLTVFDRGFLSAEILCALTRGGSERHFVIPAKSNTRWEVIEGTEDGDDFTVRMRVSPQARAKCAQLPEFWEARAITVVDEQARRRVLLTSLCDRRRYKHADIENCYKRRWGIETSYRELKQTMLGATLTLRSKTVDGVYQEIWGTLIAYNLIRLEIAKAALVVKCAPTEVSFIRAFHLIQFELHWAAVTRSYGKLPASMKHLRERLVSLLNDERPDRKFDRAVKAKPKRYATRVLRKPA, via the coding sequence ATGCTCAACGATACTCTCCACTTCCTTGCTAACCACCTTGAAGCACCTGACTGGCGCCGGCTGGGCGAACACTTGCCGGTCGAGTGGATTGATCAAGCCGTGCAGCATACTGATGCAATGAGCATCCGCCATCGTCGCCTACCGGCCGAACAGGTAGTCTGGCTGATGGTGGCATTGGCACTATATCGCCACAAGTCCATTAGTGAGGTCCTCGATGATCTCGGCTTGGCCGTTCCAGATGCACAGACTCCTTTTGTCAGCAAGAGCGCGGCTGCCCAGGCGCGCCAGCGCCTCGGCTCAGATCCGTTGAAGTGGCTGTTCGACCACTCAGCACAGCATTGGTGCGGCCAGGATCGTCGCTCGTATCTGTTCAAAGGATTGGTACTTTTTGCAATGGATGGGACCACTTTGCGGACCCATGACAATGACGAGACCCGTGAACACTTCGGCGCACAAAATTATTCCAGTGGCGCCATCGCGAGCTACCCTCAGGTACGCGGGGTGACCGTCACTGCGTTGTCAACCCATCTTGTTCACAGCGCTGCGTTTGGGCCTTACGGCACGAACGAAATGCTGTACGCCAAAAGGCTGATCGATGGCATACCCAACGATTCGCTGACCGTCTTCGATCGCGGATTTCTCTCAGCTGAAATTCTGTGCGCGCTAACCCGAGGCGGAAGTGAGCGCCACTTCGTCATCCCTGCCAAATCGAATACACGCTGGGAAGTGATCGAGGGCACTGAGGATGGCGACGACTTCACAGTGCGCATGCGCGTGTCACCGCAGGCGCGTGCCAAGTGTGCACAATTGCCGGAGTTTTGGGAGGCGCGTGCCATTACCGTCGTTGATGAACAAGCGCGAAGGCGTGTCCTGCTCACTTCGCTATGCGACCGACGCCGCTACAAACATGCCGATATCGAGAACTGCTACAAGCGTCGCTGGGGCATCGAAACAAGCTATCGCGAACTCAAGCAGACGATGCTTGGCGCCACGCTTACCCTGCGCTCAAAAACGGTAGATGGCGTGTACCAGGAGATCTGGGGCACCCTGATCGCCTATAACTTGATCCGACTGGAGATCGCCAAAGCCGCCTTGGTAGTCAAATGCGCACCGACCGAAGTGAGCTTCATCCGGGCCTTCCACCTGATCCAGTTCGAACTTCACTGGGCCGCCGTCACTAGGTCGTACGGCAAGCTGCCTGCGTCAATGAAACATCTGCGCGAAAGGCTGGTTAGCCTCTTGAATGACGAACGGCCCGATCGAAAATTCGACCGGGCCGTCAAGGCTAAACCAAAGCGTTATGCCACGCGCGTTCTACGAAAACCTGCTTAA
- a CDS encoding oligopeptide:H+ symporter, whose product MSTAETQTATGKMPRQIPYIIANEGCERFSFYGMRNILTPFLISTLLLMIPIDQRTGEAKHVFHTFVIGVYFFPLLGGWLADRFFGKYNTIFWLSLVYCAGHACLAIFESSVNGFYFGLFLIAFGSGGIKPLVASFVGDQFDQTNKHKAKLVFDLFYWIINFGSFFASLLMPMFLRDYGPSIAFGIPGIMMLAATVVFWMGAKKYVHVPPAPPNPDSFTRVARTALLARVEGGSRPGLYVAYVGVIGALYAFYSIPEWGFVISACTALVLLLAFGSIGTAMQLERARGIHPDEAVEGVRAVLRILVIFALVTPFFSLFDQKASTWIVQANTMEKPSWFLPAQMQALNPMLVMLLIPFNNLVLYPMLNRFGLEATALRRMTAGIGFSSLAWIVIGLLQLALDSGSAVSIMWQILPYALLTFGEVLVSATGLEFAYSQAPVSMKGAIMSFWNLSTTVGNLWVLIVNRSVMNEGVIGKIAESGISVTAFQMFFFAAFAAVAMLAFGLYAKRYKMVDNYRQAVVPGKA is encoded by the coding sequence ATGTCAACGGCCGAGACACAAACCGCCACCGGCAAGATGCCGCGGCAGATTCCGTACATTATCGCCAACGAAGGCTGCGAACGTTTCAGCTTTTATGGCATGCGCAATATTCTGACGCCGTTCCTGATCAGCACCTTGCTGCTGATGATACCGATCGACCAGCGTACGGGCGAAGCCAAGCATGTGTTCCATACGTTTGTCATCGGCGTGTATTTCTTCCCGCTGCTGGGCGGCTGGCTGGCCGACCGTTTTTTTGGCAAGTACAACACCATCTTCTGGCTCAGCCTGGTGTATTGCGCCGGCCATGCCTGCCTGGCCATCTTTGAAAGCAGCGTCAACGGCTTCTATTTCGGCCTGTTCCTGATCGCCTTCGGCTCGGGCGGCATCAAGCCGCTGGTGGCCTCGTTTGTCGGCGACCAGTTCGACCAGACCAACAAGCACAAGGCCAAGCTGGTGTTCGACCTGTTCTACTGGATCATCAACTTCGGCTCTTTCTTCGCGTCCTTGCTGATGCCGATGTTCCTGCGCGACTACGGTCCGTCGATCGCCTTCGGCATTCCCGGCATCATGATGCTGGCCGCCACCGTCGTCTTCTGGATGGGTGCCAAGAAATACGTGCACGTGCCGCCGGCGCCGCCGAATCCCGATTCGTTCACCCGCGTCGCCCGCACCGCCCTGCTGGCCCGTGTCGAAGGCGGTTCGCGCCCCGGCCTGTATGTCGCCTATGTCGGCGTGATCGGCGCCCTGTATGCGTTCTACAGCATCCCTGAATGGGGCTTCGTGATCTCGGCCTGTACCGCGCTGGTATTGCTGCTGGCTTTCGGCAGCATCGGCACGGCGATGCAGCTGGAACGCGCACGCGGCATCCACCCGGACGAAGCCGTCGAAGGCGTGCGCGCCGTGCTGCGCATCCTCGTCATCTTTGCGCTGGTCACGCCGTTCTTCTCGCTGTTCGACCAGAAAGCCTCGACCTGGATCGTGCAGGCCAACACCATGGAAAAACCGAGCTGGTTCCTGCCGGCGCAAATGCAGGCGCTGAACCCGATGCTGGTGATGCTGCTGATCCCGTTCAACAACCTGGTGCTGTACCCGATGCTGAACCGCTTCGGCCTGGAAGCGACGGCCCTGCGCCGCATGACGGCCGGCATCGGCTTTTCCTCGCTGGCCTGGATCGTCATCGGCCTGCTGCAACTGGCCCTGGACAGCGGCAGCGCCGTCTCCATCATGTGGCAGATCCTGCCGTATGCGCTGCTGACCTTCGGCGAAGTGCTGGTCTCGGCCACCGGCCTGGAATTTGCCTACAGCCAGGCGCCCGTGTCGATGAAGGGCGCCATCATGAGCTTCTGGAACCTGTCGACCACGGTGGGCAACCTGTGGGTGCTGATCGTCAACCGCAGCGTGATGAACGAAGGCGTGATCGGCAAGATCGCCGAGAGCGGCATCAGCGTCACGGCCTTCCAGATGTTCTTCTTTGCCGCCTTTGCCGCGGTGGCCATGCTGGCCTTCGGCCTGTATGCGAAGCGCTACAAGATGGTCGACAACTACCGCCAGGCGGTGGTGCCGGGCAAGGCGTAA
- a CDS encoding GNAT family N-acetyltransferase codes for MPAFPVRPLAPDDAPAYRALRLAGIAELPAAFCTTHALESSLPMAQMRQRLQPTQNQIIFGIFNDAQLIAMAGLRREAIAVVHDKASLWGVYVAPPARGQGLGRQLVQAAVEHACAIPELATVRLAVAQDNQAALTLYLACGFVLDGAAPQDGMLHLQLLLPRPAVPAAKVPQSSVFLKIKPLQIPAK; via the coding sequence ATGCCCGCCTTCCCCGTCCGCCCCCTCGCCCCCGACGACGCGCCCGCCTACCGCGCGCTGCGCCTGGCCGGCATCGCCGAACTGCCGGCCGCCTTTTGCACCACGCATGCGCTGGAAAGCAGCTTGCCGATGGCACAGATGCGCCAGCGCCTGCAGCCTACCCAGAACCAAATAATATTTGGCATTTTTAATGATGCGCAGTTGATCGCCATGGCGGGCCTGCGTCGCGAAGCGATCGCGGTGGTGCATGACAAAGCCAGCCTGTGGGGCGTGTATGTGGCGCCGCCGGCGCGCGGCCAGGGACTGGGCCGGCAGTTGGTGCAGGCGGCCGTCGAACACGCCTGCGCCATCCCGGAGCTGGCCACAGTGCGGCTGGCCGTGGCGCAGGACAACCAGGCGGCGTTGACCTTGTATCTGGCGTGCGGTTTCGTGCTCGATGGCGCCGCGCCGCAGGACGGCATGCTGCACCTGCAATTGCTGCTGCCGCGCCCTGCCGTGCCTGCCGCGAAAGTGCCACAAAGTAGTGTCTTTCTGAAAATCAAACCCTTACAAATCCCTGCGAAATAG
- a CDS encoding PadR family transcriptional regulator: MSSLFRPTPLPQAARPGDDSGAGASARGPKMFDSGTLRYLVLQLIADQPRHGYDIIKAIAQRAGGAYAPSPGAIYPLMHGLVGQGHVAVTLDGNKKLHSITPEGQAFLDANRAYVDAIAARIASSPEQCDDLRHLMHELKTMVIARAHAGEPGQARLDAIRAILRQARRDIEELA; this comes from the coding sequence ATGAGCTCTTTGTTCCGCCCCACGCCCTTGCCCCAAGCTGCCCGGCCCGGTGATGACAGCGGCGCCGGCGCCAGCGCGCGTGGCCCGAAAATGTTTGATTCCGGCACCTTGCGCTATCTGGTGCTGCAACTGATCGCCGACCAGCCGCGCCACGGCTACGACATCATCAAGGCGATCGCCCAGCGCGCCGGCGGCGCGTATGCGCCCAGTCCCGGCGCCATCTATCCGCTGATGCACGGCCTGGTCGGCCAGGGCCATGTTGCCGTCACGCTGGACGGCAACAAGAAGCTGCACAGCATCACGCCCGAGGGGCAGGCCTTCCTGGACGCCAACCGTGCCTATGTCGACGCCATCGCCGCGCGCATCGCATCGTCGCCGGAGCAGTGTGACGACCTGCGCCATCTGATGCATGAACTCAAGACGATGGTGATCGCGCGCGCGCATGCGGGCGAGCCGGGGCAGGCCAGGCTGGACGCCATCCGCGCCATCTTGCGCCAGGCGCGGCGCGATATCGAGGAGCTGGCATGA